The Chlamydia sp. sequence ATTATTAACAGATCAGTCGATTATTTCCCGAACTCTACGTTCTTATCAGAATCTTTTTGAATCTACTCTGCAAAAGGCTATCCCCGAATGCATAGTACATTGCCAAAATGAGCCTCGAGTTAGTAATCTTTCTGCGATAGCCTTCCCTGGGTTAGAGGGAGAAGTCATGCAGATAGCTTTGGATCTTGCGGGGGTAGCTTGTGGCTATGGTTCTGCTTGTTCTTCTGGGGCAACCACTGCCTTTAAGTCTCTGACTGCTATGAAAGTTTCTCAAGAACTTTCCACAGCGACTCTGCGCTTTTCTTTTAGTTATTTGTTATCGGAAAAAGAGGTTCTTACAGCAGCACAAAGAGTTATTCATGTCGTGCGGCATTTAAAACAGTATATCTAATCCTTATAAAGTATCTTTGATGGCAATAGTTTTAATTCCATATAAGGAGATTTCTTTTACTTCTAGTAAGAGTCCGTTAATGATAATAGAGGCGCCTACTTCTGGAGGTGTGTCGAGTAATTTCAACATGAGCTGAGCAATTGTTTTGCATTCGTTATCTGTAAAAGAAATACTAAGCTCATTTTCTATTTCAGATAATGGAGTGTTCCCTGAAAAAGTTCGTTCGATTAAAGAGGTTGTTTTGGGTTTTAGTTGAGCGATATTTCTTGTATTGAACAATGTTTTAAATACAGTATGTAGTCCTAAAGCCCCCATAGGCTCTCCATTATCATTTAGGACTATAGCAACATTGGAGCTATTTTTTCGAAATTCTTGAATTACATGAATAAGTTTAGATTTCGCTGTCACAAACCACGGAGAGCTGAGATAAGTAGCAACAGGGTCATTTGGGTTTCTATTAATAAGGTTTTTTGGGAAAGCAATTCCCACAACATTCTTTTTAACTTTGTGGTAAATAGGGACAAAATCTACTCGATGGCGACGTATTAACTTACAAAAATCTTGTACAGAGGCATTTGCTGAAAGCATAGGGATCTGGTCCAAACTTTGACAGACTTGCTCTACAGAAGTCGCACTTAAAGAAAAGATATTCGTAGCAATAACGTTAAAATCTTGTTCTTCATGATGAGTTTCCAGTGTTTTTTGAAGCTCATCTCGACTAAGCGTTGAGTGTAGTGTCTCTTTTTTAATATTTAGAATGAAGTAGATGATATTTGTGATACCGCCAACACATTGAATCAGCGGGTAAAACAGATAATGGGCACAATAAAGGATAGGAGCTCCTTTCAGGGCTATCTTTTCTGGGATTTTGCGAGAAATAGCTAAAGGAAGTAATTCTGCAAAAATAACGACCAAAAAAATTTGCGTTATAGGAGCATATTCTGGGGGTATGCCGATAAGTTTATAGCATGTCCTAGATGATTCAGACCCTATTTGTAAAGCAATGTTCACTCCCAACATTACTGTACCAAATAGACGATAGGGTCTTCTGATAAGGAAATTGATATAAGAGGCTTTTTTGTTGTTTTTGGTGAGGTAATATTGTAGGCGCACACGATTAAATGACACGCAAGCCATTTCCATCATTGAAAAGAACCCTTGGATGAAAATGCAAAGGAGGTTAACTCCGAGCCAGAAAAAAAATGAGTCAGTTCCCATGGGTTTTCCTTATATACACCCGCTTTACACAATTAGGAGCGGCATCCAATACTTGAAACACAAATTGTCCCCAGGCAAACTTTGTTCCAGTTTCTGGAATTTCTCCTAACTGCTCTGTAAGCCAACCACCGATTGTAACACAATTAGTGGAAGTCGGAAGATCAACTCCAAAAAGATCATAAAAATCAGAAAGTTCAAAGGTACCGGCTGCAATGGCAATATTTCTATCTGAGTGAGCAAACTGTTTAGAAGCAAGGCGATTATGCGAAACTTCATTAGAAACAATTTCAAATAGGTCATTTTGAGTGATTAAGCCTTCTATAGACCCATATTCATCAATAATTATACCCAACCCGCTGTCTTCTCGAGCTAGATGATACAGGGCTGTCTTAGCGGAGACAGTTTCAGGAATGTAATGGGGTTTTTTAAGTAAGGGAAGAAGCTCTTCAGGGGATTGTAATTGCTCTTTGTGTAGAATTAAAGATTTTGCTGAACAGACCCCCAAAAGGTTCTGTAATCCATCTTTACAAACGAGAATTCTAGAATAGCGTTGTCCAGAAAATAATCGGTAAAGGTTTTCGATAGGAGTAAGAATGTCATAGAAAATGATTTCTTGTTTGGGCTTCATTCTTTCCTTAATGCTTCCTTCTTCCATAGAAAGATATCCAAACAAGAGGCGACTTTCTTCGTGATTGACGACTCCAAAGTCTTTGCAACTTCGAAGAACTTCTTTTAATTCTTGAGGTTGAATAAAATCGGTTTCTTGATGGACTAACACCTTTTGGATGATAAAATTAATGCTTGAGATGGCCCAGTCAAATATAGGACGAAAACTTTTTGTTGATACAAAAATAATAGGGGTGACAAGCCGAGCTATCCGTACGTTATAAGGGATA is a genomic window containing:
- a CDS encoding hemolysin family protein, with the translated sequence MFSSAIVVLTAFFVLCSGFISLSHIALFSLPSSLIAHYSHSKNKRLQQIANLMAYPNHLLITLVFFDIGINIGVQNCIATLVGDSASFLLTVGIPLALTLILGEIVPKVIAIPYNVRIARLVTPIIFVSTKSFRPIFDWAISSINFIIQKVLVHQETDFIQPQELKEVLRSCKDFGVVNHEESRLLFGYLSMEEGSIKERMKPKQEIIFYDILTPIENLYRLFSGQRYSRILVCKDGLQNLLGVCSAKSLILHKEQLQSPEELLPLLKKPHYIPETVSAKTALYHLAREDSGLGIIIDEYGSIEGLITQNDLFEIVSNEVSHNRLASKQFAHSDRNIAIAAGTFELSDFYDLFGVDLPTSTNCVTIGGWLTEQLGEIPETGTKFAWGQFVFQVLDAAPNCVKRVYIRKTHGN
- a CDS encoding hemolysin family protein, with product MGTDSFFFWLGVNLLCIFIQGFFSMMEMACVSFNRVRLQYYLTKNNKKASYINFLIRRPYRLFGTVMLGVNIALQIGSESSRTCYKLIGIPPEYAPITQIFLVVIFAELLPLAISRKIPEKIALKGAPILYCAHYLFYPLIQCVGGITNIIYFILNIKKETLHSTLSRDELQKTLETHHEEQDFNVIATNIFSLSATSVEQVCQSLDQIPMLSANASVQDFCKLIRRHRVDFVPIYHKVKKNVVGIAFPKNLINRNPNDPVATYLSSPWFVTAKSKLIHVIQEFRKNSSNVAIVLNDNGEPMGALGLHTVFKTLFNTRNIAQLKPKTTSLIERTFSGNTPLSEIENELSISFTDNECKTIAQLMLKLLDTPPEVGASIIINGLLLEVKEISLYGIKTIAIKDTL